A stretch of Vibrio aphrogenes DNA encodes these proteins:
- a CDS encoding YfcC family protein, with the protein MSSQTAHPDNIEEKKGGFKFPSAYTILFILIALVAGLTWVVPSGQYDRVINEDLGKEVPIAGTYHPTESTPQGIVDVLMAPINGFYNSSTYEANAIDVSLFILVIGGFLGLVNSTGAIDAGIQKVTSRLKGKEEMMIPILMFLFALGGTVYGMAEESLPFYTLLVPVMMGARFDSVVSAATVLLGAGIGTLGSLMNPFATVIAADAAGIAFTDGIVVRAIILVLGWALCVFYVMRYARAVRNDPTKSLVYDKAEENKRFFLGNKGEEDLEFTPKRKIILAIFTLAFGIMIYGVSVSGWWMAELSALFLGASIIIGLVGRLSEEELTSNFIDGARDLLGVALIIGIARGIVVVMDAGGVTDTILHLAEEAVSGLSSIIFINVVYLLEILLSFLVPSSSGLAVLTMPIMAPLADFAGVGRDLVVTAYQSASGLVNLVTPTSAVVMGGLAISRVPYLRWVKWVMPLLFWLCLMIMITLSISSML; encoded by the coding sequence ATGTCATCACAAACTGCCCATCCGGATAATATAGAAGAAAAGAAAGGTGGATTTAAATTCCCCTCAGCCTACACAATTTTATTTATTCTCATTGCTTTAGTTGCGGGATTAACTTGGGTTGTTCCATCAGGCCAATATGATCGCGTCATTAATGAAGATTTAGGGAAAGAGGTGCCTATTGCCGGTACTTACCATCCAACGGAAAGTACCCCTCAAGGTATCGTAGATGTGTTAATGGCTCCAATTAACGGCTTTTATAACAGCAGCACCTATGAAGCCAATGCCATTGATGTCTCACTCTTCATTTTGGTGATTGGTGGCTTTTTAGGCCTAGTCAATTCCACCGGAGCGATTGATGCGGGGATTCAAAAAGTCACCAGCCGCCTCAAAGGGAAAGAAGAAATGATGATCCCTATCCTAATGTTCTTATTTGCATTAGGTGGTACGGTTTATGGTATGGCTGAAGAATCACTCCCTTTCTACACATTATTGGTTCCAGTCATGATGGGAGCTCGCTTTGACTCCGTTGTTTCGGCTGCGACTGTGTTACTCGGTGCGGGTATCGGTACGCTAGGCTCATTAATGAACCCTTTTGCGACGGTTATCGCAGCAGACGCAGCTGGCATTGCCTTTACTGATGGTATTGTGGTGCGCGCAATTATCTTAGTTCTCGGTTGGGCGCTGTGTGTCTTTTATGTCATGCGTTATGCTCGTGCCGTCAGAAACGACCCAACAAAATCATTGGTTTACGATAAAGCGGAAGAAAATAAACGCTTTTTCTTAGGCAATAAAGGCGAAGAAGACCTAGAGTTCACTCCAAAACGAAAAATCATTTTAGCCATCTTCACCTTAGCCTTTGGCATCATGATTTACGGTGTATCGGTGTCAGGATGGTGGATGGCTGAGCTATCAGCCTTGTTCTTAGGTGCGTCTATCATCATAGGTTTAGTCGGCCGATTAAGCGAAGAAGAACTGACCAGCAACTTTATCGATGGGGCTCGAGATCTACTTGGGGTTGCTCTGATTATCGGGATTGCACGCGGTATCGTTGTCGTAATGGACGCGGGTGGGGTCACAGATACTATTTTGCATCTAGCAGAAGAAGCAGTCTCTGGCTTATCTTCTATTATTTTCATTAATGTTGTGTACCTCTTAGAGATTTTACTGTCTTTCCTTGTTCCGTCTTCTTCTGGTTTAGCGGTGTTAACAATGCCGATTATGGCTCCTTTGGCTGACTTTGCTGGCGTAGGACGAGATCTGGTGGTGACCGCTTATCAATCTGCTTCCGGCCTAGTAAACCTCGTAACCCCGACTTCTGCTGTCGTGATGGGAGGTCTGGCTATTTCAAGAGTGCCTTACTTACGCTGGGTCAAATGGGTTATGCCACTTTTATTCTGGTTATGTTTAATGATCATGATCACTTTAAGTATTAGCTCTATGCTGTAA